Within Anopheles ziemanni chromosome 2, idAnoZiCoDA_A2_x.2, whole genome shotgun sequence, the genomic segment GGATCCCCTGGTGCAGCTAAACGGTATCCGGATCATCTTCGACTTTGACGGCATCTCGATGTCGCACGTGGCCCAGGCGTCCCCGAAGCACGCGATGGTGAGCCTCCAGTGGATCCAGAAGTGCTGCCCGCTGCCCCTGAAGAGCATCCACATCGTGAACAACTCGATGCTGTTCAACGTGATGTTCACCATCTTCAAGCCGTTCATCTCGAAGGAGCTGCGGGACAAGATGTACTTCCACAACCGCGACTGGAGTTCGCTGACCAAAACCATCAGTCCCAAGTGTCTGCCGCCGGCGTACGGTGGCACGCTGGACGCGCCCGAATGCGAAGGTCAGCTGCTCGGTGACTTCATGCAGCTGTACGACAAGCACTACGAAGGTGAGTGTCAGACGCCGGTCCGAAACCGGTTCTCACTGCTCTCCCAGAGCCCGCTGACTAACGCCATGCCCTTCTCTTTCTGTTCTGTTTTTGGGGCCACAACATCGCAGCCTTGGACGCCTTCGGTTACGACGAGACCAATGCCAACTGAGAGAGCCCCGTGTCACACTTGCTTGCGAGGTGCCCTACATGCTTGCGAACGGCGACTACCGGCGACTGCGACGGCCGGACGCTGTCAATCTGTGATCTATGCCGGTTTGAGGACCACTTCGGGCCATCAGGATGACGAGAGCCCCTTAACGGACTGCAGGCAGGTTTGCTTTGCAAATGCGCACGACGCACCTAAGGCTCCTTCCTCCCGTGTGCCTTAGCGTAAGTAGGATAGTGGAAGGATTGGTACGTTGTGATAATAGAACCTCCAGCACAAAACCGATAAAGTTACATTATCGCCTGCACCACGTCGCCGGAGCCAGGCCAGgtgaacaaataaattaacatcCGACATTGAAACGTGAGCTGCGTGCTGCGGCTTCCACCGTTCTGTCATCATTCCTCATGGGCGGCAAGAGGTTCCTGTGCTCTGGGGGGGTATTTTACGATTTCGTTTCGGTTACGTGAGGTTATGTTTAATGCTTCAACGCTGTGTTGTTGAGGTTGATGCAAACATTCACGGAGCTAAACAAATTCCTGACTACTTGTTAATCAAAAGTTTACTTTTAGGTTCATTAAGTAATCAATTCCAGGGCATCAGACGCAATATTAAACATAAcctagaaacaaaaacaaatgataagATAAAGATAATAATGGGTGTAAAATTGCGAAAACTTTTATGAGCTTTTATTTATATCAAATGGTATGGTATCCTTTATTTAAGATCTTCTTTTAAAATGTCTAAACTTAAGATAAGAGTGTGTATCAATAAAtgaatgattttatcaaacgtCATGGCTTTGCTCTTCACTATCTTCTCTTTAAGAGTCCTGAACATATCCGTACTTATCTTCTTCTGCAAAAGAGAATAATTGAACCGAATGTTATTTGATTAGCACTGCATtgaacccacccacccacgtACCATCCAATTTGTCCTTATAGCAATCCAACAACTGCCCGACGACCGCTCCTTCGTATTCTGGAAGCTCGTAGGTTCCGCCAAGAAACGAGGGCAGACAGCTTGCGTCGATGTGTTCGTGAAGCGACTTCAAATCGACGCCGTGAAGAAATATCttaaaaggaaatggaaacaagATGCACCGATCGTCATTCAATCAGCTGCATATTTAATTCGTGCTCTTCGTGGACCTCCGCTCTTACCCGTTGGCTCCACTTCTTGCCGAGGAAgggtttgaatattttaaacatgaTATTGAACATCCGAGCGTTGTTCACGATGTGAATACCTTTGATGCGATAGGGAGAGTTCTTCTGACCGTGGTCAACGATCGTCTTGACGAACTTTGGAGGAAACTGGCCGATGTGCGAGAGCGACAGTTTGTCGAAGTTAATGATGAAAACAATTCCATGCAGTTGCGTTCGGGGTTCCCGTCCGATCGCTTCCATCAGCATGTTGGTTGCACGAATCACTTCCAACGAGGGTACTTTCGAGCAGTTCCATTTGGCTATTTATAAACGGTATAACGACGTTAATTGAAGTACTCTGTAGCGATTCTAACCTACTTTACCTCCCATCTCCATGAAGACAATGCGACGACCATGCTGATCGTGTTTTGGAAGAATCTGCACGACTCGATCCTCGAGTGCATTCCGGATCGATTCTGTTGACAAGCGGTCTAGGATAAAGTTTTCCCTAGATTTCATTTTATAGAATGCTTTCATCTGAAATAGAAGTGATGTTTGGTAAAGTGTATGCTTTGTGCATATGATCCCATTCCTCACCATCTCAAAGGCACTGTCGGAGTAATACTTTTTCGGTCGCAAAAACCGAACCAAGAGGGATTCATTTTCCAACGGCAAGTGCAGCCCTTTTTCCTCTGCAATTTGAAAACGgcacaaacgaaataaatcaGCTGTTCAAACACCACTTTCAGCGATGCTAGCACCACCGTCACAACCACACGTAAAACGACGCCCGGAGTAGATCGGTTCGATGAACTTGACACCTACTCGCGGTAGCACGTACAACTTACGCCGAATCAGCTCGCGAAGCTCCTGAATGGCCGCGGACACAACCTCCGGCGTTTCGCGCAGCTCTTTGGCGGCCGTTTGTTTGGCCGATTCGTCGGTGTACTCTTCCTGATCGAACGATATCACGACTCCGTTGCCAAAATCGACACATGGTGGTTTTAGTTCGTCCAAACGTAGCGCCATAGTGGAAGTCGTCCTGAGGCGGAGATGTTCTTCAATAGCCTGTTGAATGAAAACTAACAGAAAAGAAACGGAATGGAAGACTTCAAGCATCAGATCAGCGCACAGAATGCTCAAGAATATCAGGTGGAACTCACACACTGAAGGAAATGGAGATCAGAATAGAACAACATTCTCGTGACTTTCCAGTTTTTGCAATCAGTATATATTGGTAAATAATCAACATAAATTACCTGTTTTATTAACGACGGGACGGTTTTTACTGTCAACAAGATGTATGTGAAGTGTAATGAAAGAGCATCGGACAATTCCTACTAAGCACCGCAAAgagagtgttttattttaatttattccttAGAACAGAAGCTCCGGGGGTCGCCGATTCGCCGATGTACTCTTGATGATCGAACGATAGCACGACTCCGTTATCAAAACAGTGGTTTTAGTTCGTTCAAACGTAGCGCCATAGTTGAAGTCTTCCTGAGGCGCAGATGTTCTTCAATGGCCAGCGGaatgaaaactaaaagaaaataagtgGAATGGAAGATTTTAACCATAAGATCGTCGCAAAGAATCCCCAAGAATATCGGGTAAAACTCACACACTGAAGGGACCGGCGATCGGAATAGAATGGAACACGAAAGGGCGCAACATATTTTCTGCGCGGTCTTCGTTTCCAATGCTGCTCCTCCAATTTCTCGCGAGTTAGCAGAAATCAACTCTCGAGCACGGTGTTGGCCCCCCTGGACAGGAATACAAACTAAATTGTATTCCTTTCTTATAAATAAACAActgttttcttatttcttcCGTTATGAAAACCCCTTCTAAATCTAttcgaatc encodes:
- the LOC131282052 gene encoding retinaldehyde-binding protein 1-like — translated: MALRLDELKPPCVDFGNGVVISFDQEEYTDESAKQTAAKELRETPEVVSAAIQELRELIRQEKGLHLPLENESLLVRFLRPKKYYSDSAFEMMKAFYKMKSRENFILDRLSTESIRNALEDRVVQILPKHDQHGRRIVFMEMGAKWNCSKVPSLEVIRATNMLMEAIGREPRTQLHGIVFIINFDKLSLSHIGQFPPKFVKTIVDHGQKNSPYRIKGIHIVNNARMFNIMFKIFKPFLGKKWSQRIFLHGVDLKSLHEHIDASCLPSFLGGTYELPEYEGAVVGQLLDCYKDKLDEEDKYGYVQDS